From Bradysia coprophila strain Holo2 unplaced genomic scaffold, BU_Bcop_v1 contig_324, whole genome shotgun sequence, the proteins below share one genomic window:
- the LOC119079336 gene encoding NSFL1 cofactor p47 produces MSDTDRQEMITHFCDVTGEPAERAEFYLSSANWTLQVALASFYDNDGNEEGVNFDMDDDSAAPPAFPASEDSSSQPPVRSTTDDGKQKEKPSARPRIATIHNMDRSSDEDEQGQAFYAGGSERSGQQVLGPPPKKNPMRDYVSDVFSSAREHGAQVVDQHETATASGSSSVFIGTGYRLGQTDSDHVVLPDQTPRPNRPNNIDVVVLKLWRQGFSINDGDLRNYEDPANKDFLSSIMKGEIPHELRQGGAMVHVDLEDHRNEEFTKAVVKAKPFSGRGHTLGSPAPTVVSTPVTPTGSGPSISSSANAEQTANEQLNVNTTQPTTMIQVRLADGSRLSARFNHTHTVSDIRSYIRNARPQYATINFALLTTFPSKELTDEAQTIEKAGLLSASILQRLQ; encoded by the exons ATGTCTGACACGGATCGACAAGAAATGATTACACACTTCTGTGATGTAACTGGTGAACCGGCTGAACGAGCCGAATTTTATCTATCGTCTGCAAACTGGACGTTACAG GTGGCACTTGCTAGCTTCTACGATAATGATGGAAACGAGGAAGGAGTTAACTTTGATATGGATGACGATTCAGCTGCTCCACCAGCATTCCCGGCTAGTGAAGACAGTTCAAGTCAACCACCAGTTCGTAGTACCACTGATGATGGCAAGCAGAAAGAGAAACCATCGGCCAGACCTCGAATCGCAACCATACACAACATGGATCGTTCGAGTGATGAGGACGAACAAGGACAG GCATTTTACGCTGGTGGATCAGAACGATCGGGTCAACAAGTGCTCGGTCCACCACCAAAGAAAAATCCAATGAGAGACTATGTATCGGACGTGTTCAGTTCAGCTCGTGAACATGGAGCTCAGGTTGTTGATCAACACGAGACTGCAACTGCTTCCGGATCGTCAAG TGTCTTCATCGGCACCGGTTATCGTCTCGGTCAAACGGATAGTGATCATGTCGTGTTGCCGGATCAGACACCACGTCCGAACCGGCCAAATAATATCGATGTGGTTGTGTTGAAGCTGTGGCGCCAGGGATTTTCAATCAATGACGGCGATCTGCGAAACTACGAAGATCCTGCGAACAAAGACTTTCTTAGCAGCATTATGAAGGG TGAAATTCCGCATGAGCTGCGTCAGGGCGGTGCAATGGTTCATGTCGATTTGGAGGATCATCGTAACGAAGAATTCACGAAGGCTGTGGTAAAAGCAAAACCGTTCAGCGGCAGAGGTCATACGTTGGGAAGTCCAGCACCAACAGTGGTCAGTACTCCAGTCACTCCGACTGGTTCGGGTCCCAGTATAAGTAGCAGTGCAAATGCAGAGCAAAC AGCCAACGAGCAGttaaatgtaaatacaacTCAGCCAACTACAATGATTCAAGTTCGCTTAGCCGATGGATCTCGTTTGTCCGCACGTTTCAACCATACGCACACAGTGTCCGATATTCGATCCTACATTCGGAA CGCTCGACCACAATATGCAACAATCAACTTTGCCCTGTTGACCACATTTCCAAGCAAAGAGCTAACCGACGAGGCTCAAACCATCGAAAAGGCTGGCCTGTTGAGTGCATCGATATTGCAGCGACTGCAATAG
- the LOC119079337 gene encoding complex III assembly factor LYRM7, with amino-acid sequence MSVKQRVLSTFKSLHRVASKTFDGDERSLSTVRNKINEEFKKNKHVQNEGSINELVKLAQDVEYELKTNVIQAKEKEPGVYEAKITGDTTKLDNVIFNEEAVIAKPRSGGKRCK; translated from the exons ATGTCGGTGAAACAAAGG GTTCTAAGCACCTTCAAATCGTTACATCGGGTTGCCAG tAAGACATTCGACGGCGACGAGCGTTCGCTGTCAACAGTACGAAACAAAATCAATGAAGAgtttaagaaaaacaaacacgTCCAGAATGAGGGAAGCATCAACGAATTGGTTAAACTGGCCCAAGATGTTGAATACGAACTGAAAACAAACGTTATCCAAGCCAAAGAAAAGGAACCTGGGGTCTATG AGGCCAAAATAACGGGAGACACAACCAAATTGGACAACGTTATATTCAATGAAGAAGCGGTCATAGCGAAACCGCGATCCGGTGGAAAGCGGTGTAAATGA
- the LOC119079685 gene encoding leucine-rich repeat-containing protein 15-like: MTFITSGTFRNCRNLEFLNLSGNDITWIGQNSFSGLENLRFLGLSQNRITEIPDVWPPRLRTLSLSFNNISGEVNGNVFTGLTDLSSLSLRSNNISAIDFNGTTLDNLMTLELTNNSLNKIERHTFGAMNGLSDLLLDENLITIIEDMAFVGLPSLRVLRLSNNKLRSLNPAVFSGIDSLVNLEIFSQEIIAFQADTFINAPNLLYLGIGGGYVTSVHQDTFRGLANLNRLSVVSGLIETLPTGIFQSLSNVTEIILAQNSIVRLESGSFGVLPLLQTLRVESNRIDVIQRGFFENFPNLRQFNARGNRCVNQLFENIEFNTSNAFDQCYANWGHI; the protein is encoded by the coding sequence ATGACATTTATCACTAGCGGTACGTTTCGAAATTGCCggaatttggaatttttaaacCTTTCGGGCAACGATATTACTTGGATTGGACAAAACTCTTTCAGTGGGCttgaaaatttgagatttCTAGGATTAAGTCAAAATCGTATTACTGAAATACCTGACGTGTGGCCGCCTCGTCTAAGAACCCTTTCGCTGTCGTTTAATAACATCAGTGGTGAAGTGAATGGAAATGTGTTTACGGGTCTAACTGATTTGTCATCGTTGAGCTTGAGATCTAATAACATAAGTGCAATCGATTTCAACGGAACGACACTCGACAATTTGATGACACTCGAACTGACCAACAATTCGTTAAACAAGATTGAGCGACATACGTTCGGTGCAATGAATGGCCTAAGCGATTTATTAttggatgaaaatttaataacaataattgAGGACATGGCGTTTGTCGGACTGCCCAGTCTGCGTGTGTTGCGGCTGTCAAACAATAAGCTGAGATCATTAAATCCTGCAGTATTTTCCGGAATCGATTCTTTGgttaatttggaaatttttagccAAGAAATCATCGCCTTTCAAGCTGACACGTTCATTAATGCACCAAATTTACTATATCTCGGAATAGGAGGTGGATATGTGACCTCTGTTCATCAAGATACGTTCCGGGGTTTGGCCAATTTAAATCGGTTGTCTGTAGTGTCCGGCCTAATTGAAACTTTGCCAACCGGCATTTTCCAGTCACTTTCAAACGTTACTGAAATTATTCTTGCGCAAAACTCTATTGTGAGATTGGAGTCAGGATCATTTGGAGTGTTACCGTTGTTACAAACATTAAGAGTCGAAAGTAACAGAATAGACGTAATTCAACGGGGATTCTTTGAAAACTTCCCCAATCTTCGACAATTCAATGCTAGAGGCAATCGATGCGTGAatcaattgtttgaaaatattgaattcaatACGTCCAACGCTTTTGATCAGTGCTATGCAAATTGGGGACATATTTAA